A single region of the Fusarium keratoplasticum isolate Fu6.1 chromosome 7, whole genome shotgun sequence genome encodes:
- a CDS encoding Zn(2)-C6 fungal-type domain-containing protein, with translation MEPLLANILSLDSSGILPGTGMPPSSKRTWIPSQAASLPVPAMLPVPQQHSQPGSADAPVSREAASYARRRAGTACTVCRSRKTKCDNQRPICGFCKATGGACVYPEDAPSDPSKLDRGSLAILQRLGEMEQRLTTLLDRQNHVSSPNQDPTRSCTAEHTESPTVTPGWDAGVDTPGRVEETSYDRPPSGDIVTRSSEMRVEKILQWLIFSVNHPSLASSLGRVDTIPRVVGSESLFDLDPEVIRNLVENFLVTNHVKNPIFNINELWVSVRNVAETGLRWDGETCLVLLICAISVLSSKVGEELHPGYSKHPSRLNRAELYFQMAQRRIGMLYHSNCLMAAQCSFLTAVYLMTTFRIMAAWKAFSQAGSQCVGLLVAGGSLDEEGRAKSPEIEGMSVNDQQMEESLYWSCLKSELELRTELGLPGSILNDMQYSHLYPSPPGPSQLVADRMGPESEHLEKGWFFYLAEIALRRIMNEALSARYRVGSWYYTTSWWATSGVDGFRGHVDEFRVKLNTWQEMLPPVMRFPHDPLENTGDALRGILRGHFIDILDVLYFPAVQAVACKDVSELNPYVLATAQAALQTATYRIAICEEGFWHRHQGTWLMIRTCSRSALLLLATALRAQQMSGLEDLLPNQRTSTMTTFTPLPKGHEASPSISFNPEHTIADINPLIYGGFTEHMGRCIYGGIYEPDNGHGLSDKNGLRTDVMECIKELQVPVVRYPGGNFCATYRWQDGIGPKDKRPKRPELAWEGTEPNTFGTDEFMAWCKEVGAEPYLCLNMGTGTLEDALAWVEYCNSDKDTYFANLRRQNGHDEPYRVKYWALGNEMWGPWQVEQHTKEDYAKKAVQWARALKLLDPSIQLILCGKDGYSDWDRYTLQQCVRWVDMHSIHYYSMGKGHYTNISSVYGAERAIQVCSSLIDLARCEFDMSPYPEVDRINSKPLAKKRPTICFDEWNVWNPERAPGNKGAEEQYTLSDGLAVAIWLNVFIRNCKELGMATIAQSVNVIAPLMTTPQGVWKQTTYFPLLLFSRYMRGKSVAVHVRSGTYEGPTWPEWIQSTCVVPKLDASAAVDYDGWMNVAVVNSHEEQTLSTKIDGIKAGTEVQVFTVGGERYRVSDVNSTDDERIGICETTWTSGESFKFERLSFTLLRWKL, from the exons ATGGAGCCCCTGCTCGCAAACATCCTCTCGCTCGACTCCTCGGGTATACTTCCTGGCACTGGAATGCCACCGTCATCCAAGAGAACCTGGATTCCTTCGCAAGCAGCCTCACTCCCGGTTCCTGCCATGCTACCAGTCCCACAGCAGCACTCTCAGCCTGGCTCGGCGGATGCGCCTGTCTCGAGGGAAGCCGCATCATATGCTCGTCGCCGGGCGGGAACAGCGTGCACAGTCTGTCGAAGCCGAAAGACAAAGTGTGATAACCAACGTCCCATCTGTGGGTTTTGCAAGGCCACAGGTGGCGCTTGCGTGTACCCGGAGGATGCCCCCTCAGACCCATCAAAGCTTGACAGAGGGAGTCTGGCCATTCTGCAGCGGCTTGGGGAGATGGAGCAGAGACTGACCACCTTACTCGATCGCCAAAACCACGTGTCGAGTCCCAACCAGGACCCGACCCGTAGCTGCACAGCGGAACACACTGAGTCACCAACAGTGACCCCGGGATGGGACGCCGGTGTGGATACTCCTGGCCGAGTGGAAGAGACTAGTTATGACCGTCCACCCTCGGGCGACATTGTGACGAGAAGCTCCGAGATGCGAGTCGAGAAGATTCTTCAATGGCTCATATTTTCGGTCAATCACCCGTCTCTCGCTTCTAGCCTCGGTCGCGTGGACACTATTCCCCGAGTCGTGGGGAGTGAAAGCCTGTTTGACCTTGACCCAGAGGTCATTCGAAATCTTGTCGAGAACTTCTTGGTTACTAACCATGTCAAGAAccccatcttcaacatcaacgagCTCTGGGTCTCTGTGAGAAATGTTGCCGAGACCGGGCTTCGATGGGATGGAGAAACATGTCTTGTG CTTCTTATCTGCGCCATTAGCGTTTTGTCGTCAAAGGTTGGCGAAGAGCTTCACCCTGGATACTCGAAACACCCAAGTCGCCTCAACCGTGCAGAGTTGTACTTTCAAATGGCTCAACGGCGGATTGGGATGCTTTACCACAGCAATTGCCTTATGGCTGCTCAGtgcagcttcttgacggCTGTATATTTAATGACAACATTCCGAATCATGGCTGCTTGGAAGGCCTTTTCTCAGGCTGGGTCTCAGTGCGTGGGATTATTGGTTGCTGGTGGTAGCCTCGACGAAGAAGGGCGGGCCAAGTCGCCCGAGATAGAGGGAATGAGTGTCAACGACCAACAAATGGAGGAGAGCCTTTACTGGAGTTGCCTCAAAAGTGAATT GGAATTACGAACAGAGCTTGGCCTTCCAGGGTCCATCCTCAATGACATGCAATACTCACACCTCTATCCGTCTCCTCCGGGTCCCAGTCAGCTGGTAGCTGACAGAATGGGTCCCGAATCCGAACATCTGGAGAAAGGCTGGTTTTTCTACCTGGCCGAGATCGCCCTGCGTCGCATCATGAACGAGGCCCTGTCGGCTCGCTACAGGGTCGGCTCTTGGTACTACACCACTAGCTGGTGGGCCACGTCCGGGGTGGATGGGTTCAGGGGCCACGTGGATGAGTTCAGGGTCAAGTTGAATACATGGCAAGAAATGTTGCCTCCAGTGATGCGTTTCCCCCATGACCCGCTGGAGAATACCGGGGATGCGCTGCGTGGCATCCTTAGAGGTCACTTCATCGACATTCTCGACGTTCTATACTTCCCGGCTGTCCAGGCAGTTGCTTGTAAGGATGTTAGTGAGCTCAACCCCTATGTTCTGGCCACGGCACAGGCAGCTCTGCAGACTGCTACGTATCGTATTGCCATCTGTGAGGAGGGCTTCTGGCACCGCCATCAGGGGACCTGGCTGATGATTAGGACATGCTCTCGTAgcgcgctgctgctgcttgccACGGCACTTCGAGCCCAGCAGATGAGTGGCTTGGAAGATCTTCTCCCCA ACCAAAGGACTAGTACTATGACGACTTTTACACCGCTCCCCAAGGGCCATGAGGCCTCGCCATCGATTTCTTTCAATCCAGAACACACAATAGCAGACATCAACCCGCTCATTTATGGCGGCTTCACCGA ACATATGGGCCGTTGCATATACGGTGGAATTTATGAGCCAGACAATGGTCACGGCCTTTCGGACAAGAACGGATTACGGACTGATGTCATGGAATGCATCAAGGAACTCCAGGTACCTGTTGTGCGTTACCCTGGGGGCAACTTCTGCGCCACCTACCGCTGGCAAGATGGCATAGGTCCCAAGGACAAGCGTCCCAAGAGGCCAGAGCTTGCCTGGGAGGGAACGGAACCCAACACATTCGGCACCGACGAATTCATGGCTTGGTGTAAGGAAGTGGGAGCGGAGCCCTATCTGTGCTTGAACATGGGAACGGGCACTCTTGAAGATGCTCTTGCGTGGGTTGAATATTGCAACAGTGACAAGGATACATACTTCGCCAACCTGAGACGGCAAAATGGCCACGATGAGCCCTACCGTGTCAAGTACTGGGCCCTTGGTAATGAGATGTGGGGTCCATG GCAAGTCGAGCAACACACAAAGGAGGACtacgccaagaaggctgtcCAATGGGCTCGAG CTCTTAAACTACTCGACCCCTCCATTCAATTGATCCTTTGTGGAAAAGACGGATACTCTGATTGGGATCGATATACCCTCCAGCAGTGCGTCCGGTGGGTAGACATGCACTCCATCCATTACTATTCCATGGGCAAGGGGCACTATACCAACATCTCGTCGGTGTACGGCGCTGAGCGAGCCATCCAAGTCTGCTCGTCACTCATCGACCTCGCGAGATGCGAGTTTGATATGTCTCCATACCCAGAAGTCGACCGCATTAACAGCAAGCCTTTGGCGAAGAAGAGACCCACAATATGCTTCGACGAGTGGAATGTTTGGAATCCTGAGCGAGCGCCTGGAAACAAGGGAGCCGAGGAGCAGTACACTTTGAGCGATGGCTTGGCAGTGGCCATCTGGCTCAACGTCTTTATCCGCAACTGTAAAGAACTTGGTATGGCCACAATTGCCCAGAGTGTTAACGTCATTGCGCCACTCATGACAACCCCCCAGGGAGTTTGGAAGCAGACAACATACTTCCCTCTTCTGCTGTTCTCCAGATACATGCGCGGCAAGTCTGTCGCAGTTCATGTTCGGTCAGGGACGTATGAGGGGCCAACATGGCCCGAGTGGATTCAGAGCACTTGCGTAGTGCCCAAGCTTGATGCCAGCGCGGCCGTTGACTATGACGGATGGATGAATGTTGCTGTTGTCAACTCGCATGAGGAGCAGACCCTATCAACAAAAATTGATggcatcaaggctggcaCAGAGGTCCAGGTCTTCACCGTTGGCGGAGAGAGGTACCGTGTCTCTGACGTCAATTCTACGGACGACGAGAGAATCGGTATCTGCGAGACAACGTGGACTTCTGGAGAATCATTTAAATTTGAGCGGTTGAGCTTCACTCTTTTGCGATGGAAGCTATGA